The Harpia harpyja isolate bHarHar1 chromosome 10, bHarHar1 primary haplotype, whole genome shotgun sequence genome includes a region encoding these proteins:
- the LOC128147388 gene encoding asialoglycoprotein receptor 1-like isoform X2 has product MSQGEDAVGSYEKWDFAEGTELEKEEQRKPKGALSPERAVVLLYVLLALTFVLFMALTIVNLQRACELSRAGSGVKASALLFSSPVSTVWEVLEQARIRSENSHMTAWHNLSEVQRALDKQLSGELKAIHSQLLNVSQEVENVRWKMTQCEEECGKELSDRLRVLEERDGLEPVLRQLAEVKQEQSRASALLDAALEETRNLSEIICTRCPAGWQQFAKTCYFFSSTTKPWLAAKDFCTNFDSHLAIVNTEQENKFLANHIMDTRVFWLGLTDMHTEGNWQWVDGRILSLSFWNSGEPNNVGHQGEDCATIYSSGHWNDATCSNAEAWVCERSC; this is encoded by the exons ATGTCACAAGGCGAAGATGCCGTCGGCAGCTACGAGAAATGGGATTTTGCTGAGGGGACGGAGttggagaaggaagagcagaggaAACCTAAAGGAG CCTTGTCTCCCGAGAGAGCTGTTGTGCTGCTGTACGTGCTTCTGGCCCTCACCTTCGTGCTCTTCATGGCTCTCACCATTGTGAACCTCCAGAGAG CCTGTGAACTCTCCAGGGCTGGATCCGGAGTGAAGGCAAGTgctctcctcttctcctctccagTATCCACGGTGTGGGAGGTGTTGGAACAAGCCCGGATACGGAGTGAGAACAGCCACATGACGGCATGGCACAACCTCTCGGAGGTCCAGCGCGCCCTCG ATAAACAGCTCTCTGGTGAGCTCAAGGCGATTCACAGCCAACTTCTGAATG TGTCGCAAGAAGTGGAGAACGTGCGGTGGAAGATGACGCAGTGCGAAGAGGAGTGCGGGAAGGAGCTGTCGGATCGCCTCCGTGTCCTGG AGGAAAGGGACGGTCTGGAGCCAGTGCTGCGGCAGCTGGCAGAGGTGAAGCAGGAGCAGAGCCGCGCATCGGCGCTCCTTGACGCGGCGCTGGAGGAGACACGCAACCTCTCAG AAATTATCTGCACGAGGTGTCCCGCCGGCTGGCAGCAGTTTGCCAAAACCTGCTATTTCTTCTCCTCCACCACCAAACCTTGGCTGGCCGCTAAAGACTTCTGCACCAACTTCGATAGCCATCTGGCCATCGTCAACACCGAGCAGGAAAAT AAATTTCTGGCAAATCACATCATGGACACTCGGGTGTTTTGGCTGGGCCTGACCGACATGCACACAGAAGGCAACTGGCAGTGGGTGGACGGCCGCATCCTCTCTCTCTC GTTCTGGAACAGCGGGGAACCCAACAACGTGGGCCACCAGGGCGAGGACTGTGCCACCATCTATTCCAGCGGCCACTGGAACGACGCTACCTGTTCCAACGCCGAGGCCTGGGTCTGTGAGCGCAGCTGCTAG
- the LOC128147388 gene encoding low affinity immunoglobulin epsilon Fc receptor-like isoform X3, translated as MSQGEDAVGSYEKWDFAEGTELEKEEQRKPKGALSPERAVVLLYVLLALTFVLFMALTIVNLQRVSTVWEVLEQARIRSENSHMTAWHNLSEVQRALDKQLSGELKAIHSQLLNVSQEVENVRWKMTQCEEECGKELSDRLRVLEERDGLEPVLRQLAEVKQEQSRASALLDAALEETRNLSEIICTRCPAGWQQFAKTCYFFSSTTKPWLAAKDFCTNFDSHLAIVNTEQENKFLANHIMDTRVFWLGLTDMHTEGNWQWVDGRILSLSFWNSGEPNNVGHQGEDCATIYSSGHWNDATCSNAEAWVCERSC; from the exons ATGTCACAAGGCGAAGATGCCGTCGGCAGCTACGAGAAATGGGATTTTGCTGAGGGGACGGAGttggagaaggaagagcagaggaAACCTAAAGGAG CCTTGTCTCCCGAGAGAGCTGTTGTGCTGCTGTACGTGCTTCTGGCCCTCACCTTCGTGCTCTTCATGGCTCTCACCATTGTGAACCTCCAGAGAG TATCCACGGTGTGGGAGGTGTTGGAACAAGCCCGGATACGGAGTGAGAACAGCCACATGACGGCATGGCACAACCTCTCGGAGGTCCAGCGCGCCCTCG ATAAACAGCTCTCTGGTGAGCTCAAGGCGATTCACAGCCAACTTCTGAATG TGTCGCAAGAAGTGGAGAACGTGCGGTGGAAGATGACGCAGTGCGAAGAGGAGTGCGGGAAGGAGCTGTCGGATCGCCTCCGTGTCCTGG AGGAAAGGGACGGTCTGGAGCCAGTGCTGCGGCAGCTGGCAGAGGTGAAGCAGGAGCAGAGCCGCGCATCGGCGCTCCTTGACGCGGCGCTGGAGGAGACACGCAACCTCTCAG AAATTATCTGCACGAGGTGTCCCGCCGGCTGGCAGCAGTTTGCCAAAACCTGCTATTTCTTCTCCTCCACCACCAAACCTTGGCTGGCCGCTAAAGACTTCTGCACCAACTTCGATAGCCATCTGGCCATCGTCAACACCGAGCAGGAAAAT AAATTTCTGGCAAATCACATCATGGACACTCGGGTGTTTTGGCTGGGCCTGACCGACATGCACACAGAAGGCAACTGGCAGTGGGTGGACGGCCGCATCCTCTCTCTCTC GTTCTGGAACAGCGGGGAACCCAACAACGTGGGCCACCAGGGCGAGGACTGTGCCACCATCTATTCCAGCGGCCACTGGAACGACGCTACCTGTTCCAACGCCGAGGCCTGGGTCTGTGAGCGCAGCTGCTAG
- the LOC128147388 gene encoding asialoglycoprotein receptor 1-like isoform X1 — translation MSQGEDAVGSYEKWDFAEGTELEKEEQRKPKGENTRWGASYLGLPHPISPPAMLSILALSPERAVVLLYVLLALTFVLFMALTIVNLQRACELSRAGSGVKASALLFSSPVSTVWEVLEQARIRSENSHMTAWHNLSEVQRALDKQLSGELKAIHSQLLNVSQEVENVRWKMTQCEEECGKELSDRLRVLEERDGLEPVLRQLAEVKQEQSRASALLDAALEETRNLSEIICTRCPAGWQQFAKTCYFFSSTTKPWLAAKDFCTNFDSHLAIVNTEQENKFLANHIMDTRVFWLGLTDMHTEGNWQWVDGRILSLSFWNSGEPNNVGHQGEDCATIYSSGHWNDATCSNAEAWVCERSC, via the exons ATGTCACAAGGCGAAGATGCCGTCGGCAGCTACGAGAAATGGGATTTTGCTGAGGGGACGGAGttggagaaggaagagcagaggaAACCTAAAGGAG AAAATACCCGTTGGGGAGCAAGTTATTTGGGGCTGCCTCACCCCATTTCACCCCCGGCAATGCTGTCCATCCTAGCCTTGTCTCCCGAGAGAGCTGTTGTGCTGCTGTACGTGCTTCTGGCCCTCACCTTCGTGCTCTTCATGGCTCTCACCATTGTGAACCTCCAGAGAG CCTGTGAACTCTCCAGGGCTGGATCCGGAGTGAAGGCAAGTgctctcctcttctcctctccagTATCCACGGTGTGGGAGGTGTTGGAACAAGCCCGGATACGGAGTGAGAACAGCCACATGACGGCATGGCACAACCTCTCGGAGGTCCAGCGCGCCCTCG ATAAACAGCTCTCTGGTGAGCTCAAGGCGATTCACAGCCAACTTCTGAATG TGTCGCAAGAAGTGGAGAACGTGCGGTGGAAGATGACGCAGTGCGAAGAGGAGTGCGGGAAGGAGCTGTCGGATCGCCTCCGTGTCCTGG AGGAAAGGGACGGTCTGGAGCCAGTGCTGCGGCAGCTGGCAGAGGTGAAGCAGGAGCAGAGCCGCGCATCGGCGCTCCTTGACGCGGCGCTGGAGGAGACACGCAACCTCTCAG AAATTATCTGCACGAGGTGTCCCGCCGGCTGGCAGCAGTTTGCCAAAACCTGCTATTTCTTCTCCTCCACCACCAAACCTTGGCTGGCCGCTAAAGACTTCTGCACCAACTTCGATAGCCATCTGGCCATCGTCAACACCGAGCAGGAAAAT AAATTTCTGGCAAATCACATCATGGACACTCGGGTGTTTTGGCTGGGCCTGACCGACATGCACACAGAAGGCAACTGGCAGTGGGTGGACGGCCGCATCCTCTCTCTCTC GTTCTGGAACAGCGGGGAACCCAACAACGTGGGCCACCAGGGCGAGGACTGTGCCACCATCTATTCCAGCGGCCACTGGAACGACGCTACCTGTTCCAACGCCGAGGCCTGGGTCTGTGAGCGCAGCTGCTAG